A stretch of Mytilus edulis chromosome 11, xbMytEdul2.2, whole genome shotgun sequence DNA encodes these proteins:
- the LOC139494679 gene encoding uncharacterized protein, which yields MVQPGDCFKLTTCGDHEQCYLRRYVTSSGTTWYDVGCLDNTKCAAISGLPKTVRPTTVENSRTLPPSIIGKRQNEVNMTQLPIMARHTLPPSIIGKRQDADGETTLCEHCCNSSTICNTGGYCGSLSLSNPGPICYSCKEAQTADSCDQIVQCGEDEKCFIGQVFNRLSQEKRWTHGCKSNKTCAYTQGKRDTDDGNSQICEECCEDHLCNNVCTNFVDWNAPFVPTTSSLKTDAITAMSTLDIIKTTLPTTKTTTLPTTKTTALPTTKTIIPTTKTTTMPTTEILTTKTPMTKTTTLLTTKKETTLPTTKKRTTMPTTTTTTLPTTTLDPAVMVNCDFEADLCNWHQDKMDDGDWRIHSGPTATDKTGPDSDHTLGSEQGHYLYIEASDMNYQNFVRLLSDDIAWPQRTCLTFWYHMYGHFIASLSVYLKDSDGNLQKLWSQSENHGNNWLPAKINLPDTSGQIVIEGYRGADIHGDIAIDDIVLVRNCGP from the exons ATGGTACAGCCCGGCGATTGTTTCAAACTGACGACATGTGGCGACCACGAG CAATGTTACTTGAGACGTTATGTGACGTCCTCCGGTACAACATGGTATGATGTTGGATGTTTAGATAATACG AAATGTGCAGCTATATCCGGGCTACCAAAGACTGTTCGTCCAACAACAGTAGAAAATAGTAGAACACTTCCTCCATCGATCATAGGCAAACGTCAAAACGAGGTTAATATGACACAATTGCCCATTATGGCCAGACACACATTGCCGCCATCTATAATAGGAAAGCGTCAAGATGCTGACGGGGAAACAACGTTGTGTGAGCACTGCTGTAATAGTAGTACTATATGTAACACCGGGGGATATTGTGGATCTTTGT CTTTGAGCAATCCTGGTCCGATATGTTACAGTTGTAAAGAAGCACAGACCGCTGACAGTTGTGACCAGATTGTTCAATGTGGCGAAGACGAG AAATGTTTTATTGGACAGGTATTTAATCGACTATCTCAGGAAAAAAGATGGACACATGGGTGTAAGAGTAATAAAACG TGTGCATATACACAAGGGAAGAGAGACACAGACGATGGAAACAGTCAAATATGTGAGGAGTGTTGTGAGGATCACTTGTGTAATAATGTGTGTACAAACTTCGTGGACTGGAACGCCCCCTTTGTACCGACCACTTCATCTTTGAAGACTGATGCGATAACTGCGATGTCTACCCTTGATATTATAAAAACAACGTTGCCGACGACAAAAACAACCACATTGCCGACGACAAAAACAACTGCATTGCCGACGACTAAAACAATAATACcgacaacaaaaacaacaaccatGCCGACGACAGAAATACTAACAACTAAAACGCCGatgacaaaaacaacaacacTGCTGACGACGAAAAAAGAAACAACACTGCCGACGACGAAAAAAAGAACAACCATGCCGACGACAACGACAACCACGTTGCCAACAACCACGCTAG ACCCTGCTGTCATGGTTAATTGTGATTTTGAGGCTGATCTTTGTAATTGGCACCAAGATAAAATGGATGATGGTGACTGGAGAATTCACTCAGGTCCTACAGCTACGGATAAAACTGGACCGGATAGTGATCATACATTGGGCAGTG AACAAGGACACTATTTATACATAGAAGCATCGGATATGAATTATCAGAACTTTGTTCGATTGCTTTCCGATGATATTGCATGGCCACAGAGAACATGTTTAACGTTCTGGTATCATATGTATGGACATTTCATAGCATCTTTAAGTGTTTATTTAAAG GATAGTGATGgtaatttacaaaaattatgGAGTCAGTCTGAAAACCATGGCAACAACTGGTTACCAGCTAAAATAAATTTACCAGATACTTCAGGACAAATAGTAATAGAGGGGTACAGGGGAGCAGATATACATGGCGATATAGCAATAGACGATATTGTACTGGTTCGTAATTGTGGTCCTTAA